A single genomic interval of Helianthus annuus cultivar XRQ/B chromosome 13, HanXRQr2.0-SUNRISE, whole genome shotgun sequence harbors:
- the LOC110900969 gene encoding uncharacterized protein LOC110900969, with amino-acid sequence MGDADPPIRRVVADYARPNAANARSSITRPAIGVNRWQIPPEIITMVTNTIQFHGLPSEDPNVHLSRFSAICDTFLGQGVSEDACKLRLFPFSLVDRAHAWLESLPAGSITTWAGMKDKFLGKYFPLAKTARLRSMIQEFRQKEGESFYETWERFKELLLKCPHHGFEDWALVEKFYYGVTPATRNMLNTTAGGNLMTAKTPEECTEMFEDIAMSSYEFPDSRETTFTQRGVYRVDEVTRMQAQIDALQKLVGDMKIQKEQLREICTGRHDTTACPIAPTESLEQVEFVSNQNQGNFGERYNSNWKNHLNFSWKNNNPPGFQPHQSLFQDAGAGASSGANNSTLEEMLRKKQKTLAQQTQLLTQFITQEDARHRETQVRFLEHETFMKNQSASFQNLERTVGSLADQLNQRPQGGLPSSTVGNPNATAKAVTTRSGRGGVEVEPVVDEDPEVDEEIEMETPAGKVHPRLRPASTTQSSGSSGEKKEAEKEPMRVYKPTPPYPGRLVKAKNAEQYNKFLEMLKKLHVNIPFVEALSNMPKYAKFLKDLLINKKKLEDLSTATLSGECSAVLQNKLPKKVSDPGSFTIPCLIGNLTVSNALADLGASINLMPYSIFAKLNLGEPSPTRMSLQLADRSVKFPMGVVENMLVKVDKFVFPADFVILDMDEDSEVPLILGRPFLATARALIDVYDGKLTLRVDEDKVTFDIQHSMRHTQQHDDTLFFIDTLMSHVGSLLSEVCGRDASDMHVASVDDQGSGVTELDVKQDPLSQATEPPPRFEVFEVVKEEEKMADEFDSWPVKEADVGFPLTPTRTREKAQRSLDQHVVRVQRWYKKEEPLKFAQHHSPHYMPRIKFGPGKFKYWWVDPFEFSRLFFNFTSDFLLKTGKRVELNGLDRGWIKEKPPD; translated from the coding sequence ATGGGTGACGCTGATCCCCCAATTAGGAGAGTTGTTGCAGACTACGCCCGGCCGAACGCGGCCAATGCTCGATCCAGCATTACCCGACCCGCTATCGGAGTTAATCGCTGGCAGATTCCGCCTGAGATCATCACGATGGTTACGAACACCATCCAGTTCCATGGGTTACCTTCTGAGGACCCGAATGTCCATCTTTCTCGATTTTCAGCTATCTGTGATACGTTTCTGGGGCAGGGCGTCAGCGAGGACGCCTGCAAGCTGCGTCTATTCCCATTCTCACTTGTTGATCGAGCCCATGCTTGGTTGGAATCCCTTCCTGCGGGATCCATCACCACTTGGGCTGGGATGAAAGACAAGTTCTTGGGCAAGTACTTTCCTCTTGCCAAAACTGCTCGTCTGAGGAGCATGATTCAAGAGTTTCGCCAAAAGGAGGGAGAGTCGTTCTACGAGACATGGGAGCGTTTCAAGGAGTTGTTACtcaagtgtcctcatcacggatTCGAGGATTGGGCGTTAGTTGAGAAGTTCTATTATGGAGTGACGCCCGCCACGAGGAATATGCTGAACACTACTGCTGGTGGCAATCTGATGACCGCCAAAACACCAGAGGAGTGCACTGAGATGTTCGAGGATATAGCGATGAGTAGCTACGAATTTCCTGATTCTAGAGAAACGACTTTTACACAGAGAGGGGTGTATAGGGTCGATGAAGTCACTAGGATGCAAGCACAGATTGACGCTCTGCAAAAGCTGGTGGGTGATATGAAGATACAGAAGGAGCAGCTACGCGAGATATGTACTGGGAGGCATGACACGACCGCGTGTCCTATTGCTCCTACTGAGTCACTAGAGCAGGTAGAGTTTGTGAGTAATCAAAATCAAGGAAATTTCGGGGAGCGTTACAATTCGAATTGGAAGAATCACCTGAATTTCAGCTGGAAGAACAACAACCCACCGGGGTTTCAGCCGCATCAGAGTTTGTTTCAGGACGCAGGAGCAGGAGCGAGTTCAGGTGCGAATAACTCGACATTAGAGGAGATGCTAAGGAAGAAACAAAAGACGTTAGCTCAGCAGACTCAGCTGCTTACACAGTTCATCACGCAGGAGGATGCTCGACATCGGGAGACACAGGTAAGGTTCTTGGAGCACGAGACTTTCATGAAAAATCAGAGCGCATCATTCCAAAACCTTGAGAGGACAGTAGGTTCGCTGGCCGATCAGCTGAACCAAAGACCTCAGGGCGGTCTCCCTAGTAGCACAGTTGGAAATCCGAATGCCACTGCAAAGGCTGTTACTACGAGGAGTGGTCGAGGAGGTGTAGAGGTCGAGCCGGTAGTCGATGAGGACCCGGAGGTCGACGAGGAGATTGAGATGGAGACACCAGCTGGCAAAGTGCACCCTAGgctgcgcccagcaagtacaACACAGTCCAGTGGGTCTTCAGGAGAGAAGAAGGAGGCAGAGAAGGAGCCGATGAGGGTGTATAAACCGACACCCCCTTACCCAGGTCGGTTAGTGAAGGCTAAGAACGCAGAGCAGTACAACAAGTTCCTCGAGATGTTGAAGAAGCTGCATGTAAACATCCCGTTCGTAGAGGCCCTATCAAATATGCCGAAGTACGCGAagtttttgaaggatcttcttatAAATAAGAAGAAATTAGAGGATCTTTCGACTGCCACATTGAGCGGGGAGTGTTCTGCCGTCTTGCAGAACAAGCTACCGAAGAAGGTGTCTGATCCCGGTAGCTTCACGATTCCGTGTCTGATCGGAAATCTCACCGTTAGCAATGCGCTGGCAGACCTAGGGGCTAGCATAAATCTTATGCCATATTCCATCTTTGCTAAGCTCAATCTAGGCGAGCCGTCTCCTACGCGCATGAGTCTTCAGTTGGCTGATCGATCAGTGAAGTTCCCAATGGGCGTTGTGGAGAACATGTTGGTAAAGGTCGACAAATTCGTATTTCCAGctgacttcgtcatccttgacatggacgaagactCTGAGGTCCCGTTGATTTTAGGTCGTCCATTCCTTGCCACTGCACGCGCACTCATTGACGTGTACGACGGCAAATTGACTCTTCGAGTTGATGAGGATAAGGTCACATTCGACATTCAGCATTCCATGAGGCATACCCAGCAGCATGATGACACTCTATTTTTTATCGATACTCTTATGTCACATGTGGGTAGCCTCCTCAGCGAGGTTTGCGGGAGAGATGCGTCTGATATGCATGTTGCGAGTGTGGATGATCAGGGGAGTGGGGTCACTGAGTTGGATGTTAAGCAGGACCCTCTGTCGCAGGCTACCGAGCCTCCCCCTAGATTTGAGGTGTTTGAGGTCgtcaaagaagaagaaaaaatgGCTGACGAGTTTGATAGCTGGCCCGTGAAGGAAGCAGATGTTGGATTCCCACTCACACCAACAAGAACACGAGAGAAGGCGCAAAGAAGCTTGGATCAACATGTTGTAAGGGTGCAAAGATGGTATAAAAAGGAGGAACCACTTAAGTTTGCACAACACCATTCTCCTCATTACATGCCACGAATCAAGTTTGGTCCAGGTAAGTTTAAATATTGGTGGGTTGACCCGTTTGAGTTTTCTAGGTTGTTTTTCAATTTCACAAGTGATTTTTTATTGAAAACTGGAAAAAGGGTGGAATTGAACGGGTTAGACCGAGGTTGGATAAAGGAGAAACCTCCAGATtga